A single Corvus hawaiiensis isolate bCorHaw1 chromosome 24, bCorHaw1.pri.cur, whole genome shotgun sequence DNA region contains:
- the LOC125337752 gene encoding small cell adhesion glycoprotein, with product MEGERPHLSADLTTPYLRKAPTPPGHEDADTAVIAVVITLVFLTLLTVLVVIGIYLYRNQGSYRTYEQPEPDVAPRAEEAPAKEKEEYFI from the exons ATGGAGGGAGAGCGACCCCACCTGAGCGCAG ACCTGACGACCCCGTACCTGAGGAAGGCTCCCACCCCCCCCGGCCATGAGGACGCCGACACCGCCGTCATCGCAG TGGTGATCACCCTGGTGTTCCTCACCTTGCTGACGGTGCTGGTGGTGATCGGGATTTACCTGTACCGGAACCAGGGCTCCTACCGCACCTACGAGCAGCCGGAGCCGGACGTGGCCCCGCGGGCCGAGGAGGCTCCGgccaaggagaaggaggaatatTTTATCTAA
- the BIN2 gene encoding LOW QUALITY PROTEIN: bridging integrator 2 (The sequence of the model RefSeq protein was modified relative to this genomic sequence to represent the inferred CDS: inserted 1 base in 1 codon): MAEGRSGSAGLFARQVQKRFSRAQEKVLQKLGKTVETKDEQFEQSAYNFHLQQNEGHKLYKDLKGFVGAVRVMHESSRKVAETLQEIYSPEWXGHEELRAIADSNDLLWDDYEAKLADQALRLMENYLAQFGDFKERIAKRGRKLVDYDSARHHLEALQSAKKKDEAKIAKAEEEFNKAQAVFEDLNRDLREELPVLYGSRIACYVTIFQNISNLRDVFYKEMSKLNRDLYEVMSKLEKQHSSKVFIIKGVPSNRRSLVISSPVSPPAMFPCPDKAPVVDAEVTLGSPGEDSAATDATSNGDLGAVSPGPPPASPASGGSLDTASVSSEETEEPGPGHDKASPEQETSVTVSVSSEETPETISDPRSLSPGREASATAAEPGADPSSGGPEPGGDSGARGGPEGIATSLASLILSEAIAQATGTASPEPGKATGTAGDSTATSAEGQARPAVPPSPTAAVPGDVLGPAAAAPARPREPCQLGGDTAQRGDTGDSAEVTDIEPKGCSGTPEQDTSQDTSRDPSGAADLPQDPPEFLSAL, encoded by the exons GTTTTGCAAAAATTGGGCAAAACGGTGGAAACCAAAGACGAGCAGTTCGAGCAGAGCGCCTACAACTTccacctgcagcag AACGAGGGGCACAAACTCTACAAGGACCTCAAGGGGTTCGTGGGAGCCGTGAGAG TGATGCACGAGAGCTCCCGCAAGGTGGCCGAGACGCTGCAGGAGATTTACAGCCCTGAGT ACGGGCACGAGGAGCTCCGAGCCATCGCCGAC aGCAATGACCTCCTGTGGGACGACTACGAGGCGAAGTTGGCCGACCAAGCCCTGCGGCTCATGGAGAATTACCTGGCTCAGTTCGGGGACTTCAAG GAGCGCATCGCCAAGCGGGGTCGAAAGCTCGTGGACTACGACAGTGCCCGGCACCACCTGGAGGCTCTGCAGAGCGCCAAGAAAAAGGATGAGGCCAAAATCGCCAAG GCTGAGGAGGAGTTCAACAAAGCCCAGGCGGTGTTTGAGGACCTGAACAGGGACCTGCGGGAGGAGCTGCCGGTCCTGTACGGCAG CCGCATCGCCTGCTACGTCACCATTTTCCAGAACATCTCCAACCTCCGTGACGTCTTCTACAAGGAGATGAGCAAG CTCAACCGAGACCTGTACGAGGTGATGAGCAAACTGGAGAAGCAGCACTCGAGCAAGGTCTTCATCATCAAAGGTGTCCCCAG CAACCGCCGCTCGCTGGTCATCTCCTCGCCCGTGAGCCCCCCGGCCATGTTCCCCTGCCCGGACAAGGCGCCCGTGGTGGACGCGGAGGTGACACTGGGGTCCCCCGGCGAGGACAGCGCTGCCACCGATGCCACCTCCAACGGGGACCTGGGGGCTGTTTCCCCCGGGCCCCCCCCGGCTTCGCCCGCCAGCGGGGGGTCTCTGGACACGGCGTCGGTGTCCAGCGAGGAGACGGAGGAGCCCGGCCCCGGCCACGACAAGGCGTCCCCGGAGCAGGAGACATCGGTGACGGTGTCGGTGTCCAGCGAGGAGACTCCGGAGACCATCTCCGACCCCCGCTCTCTGTCCCCTGGTCGGGAGGCATCGGCGACAGCCGCGGAGCCGGGGGCCGACCCCTCCAGCGGGGGTCCGGAGCCGGGGGGCGacagcggggcgcggggggggcccGAGGGCATCGCCACCTCCCTGGCGTCACTGATTTTATCCGAGGCCATTGCCCAAGCCACCGGCACCGCGTCCCCAGAGCCGGGAAAAGCCACGGGCACGGCAGGGGACAGCACGGCCACCAGCGCCGAGGGTCAGGCACGTCCCGCGGTGCCACCGTCCCCCACCGCTGCTGTCCCCGGCGATGTCCTCGGGcccgcggcggcggcaccggcgCGTCCCCGGGAGCCGTGCCAGCTCGGCGGTGACACGGCACAGCGCGGTGACACCGGGGACAGCGCGGAGGTGACGGATATCGAGCCAAAG ggctgttcCGGGACACCGGAGCAGGACACGAGCCAGGACACGAGCCGGGATCCCTCAGGTGCTGCAGAcctcccccaggacccccccgaGTTCCTCAGCGCCCTGTGA